GGTGATTGCCTCGCATCCAAGAGCAGCATCGCGCCTGAGATCATCCAGGCTCTTGATGATGCCATGCGCGCGCACGGGACACAAACGTACAGACTCGTAGCAAATCTGCCCTACGCAGTCTCCACGCCCGTGCTGCTGGCGCTCATCACTCAGCATCCGAAATGCGATGGGATGTTTGTCACTATCCAGAACGAGGTCGCCGATCGTCTGCTCGCCCAACCAAACACAAAGGAATATGGCACGCTTGGGATCGTTGCACAAACATGTTGCACCGTGGAACGGTTTGCAACACTGCCGCCTTCATGTTTCTGGCCAGCTCCAGATGTCACCAGTGCGATGGTTGCGATCAGGAGGAAGCCGGAATCTCCATCGATAGACCCCTCATTCCTGGCAATCTTCTGTCGCGACCTGTTCGCCCGCAGGCGCAAGCAACTCGCTGGTGCGCTCAAAGCCATGGGATATGGGGGTATCAACTTTGCTTCTATTGCCCAATCAACCGCAAGAGCTGAGAACCTATCGCCAGAGCAGATAACCGAACTTGCGCTGCTTGTATCCGACTGTTCATCCACATCATGATGTCGATCTTTACAAATCACACACATTTCCTGCGGACTTCGGATATGCTCAGGTGTGGCCACAGAAGGAACTGAAGACCACTACCTCTCACACGCATCGGGAAACTGGCCCGAACCTTTGGGCACGGACCCGCTGCATCGCCCGCTCGCCGAAGACACACCGAATATCCACGATACCGGCGAACTCGGCTCGAAGCTGAGAACAGTGCTTGAGGATGCGTGTCACGGCAGGCTGCACAAGATCGAGTGGTTTAAAACAACCTGGCAAACATCCGGCGCCACAACCGGATACGGCAAATGGCAACTCGACGACGACCGCGTTGTTGATGTCATGATCAAGCTCCCAGTTGGTCATCGTGAAAAGTTCTGGACCGCCCGCCTCAATCACCCTTCGGCTGAAGCATGGGATACGCGGGAAACACTCGAAAAACCTACACCACGAGTGCTTGCCTCTGGTGATAATCTGGATGGACACGATCTTGCATGGCTGGTGATGGAGCGATTCAACGATCGTCCGCTCTCACATCACATCACAAAGCCGCACGTCGACCAGTTGCTGTATACTGCAGCACGTTTCCACGCGAGTGCTGTCAAGGAACATCAACTCACAGATCCACCAGACGAGCCTGACTGGCAGAAGCTTGTCCAGCGC
Above is a genomic segment from Phycisphaeraceae bacterium containing:
- the rsmA gene encoding ribosomal RNA small subunit methyltransferase A, coding for MQTLSQIRDTLNAYDLSPTKRFGQNFLIDHNKLSLLVDAAGVGTSCKVVLEIGPGTGTLTETMLDHGATVIASEIDHGMCRLLRGTITNWPDTFALIEGDCLASKSSIAPEIIQALDDAMRAHGTQTYRLVANLPYAVSTPVLLALITQHPKCDGMFVTIQNEVADRLLAQPNTKEYGTLGIVAQTCCTVERFATLPPSCFWPAPDVTSAMVAIRRKPESPSIDPSFLAIFCRDLFARRRKQLAGALKAMGYGGINFASIAQSTARAENLSPEQITELALLVSDCSSTS
- a CDS encoding aminoglycoside phosphotransferase family protein; this encodes MATEGTEDHYLSHASGNWPEPLGTDPLHRPLAEDTPNIHDTGELGSKLRTVLEDACHGRLHKIEWFKTTWQTSGATTGYGKWQLDDDRVVDVMIKLPVGHREKFWTARLNHPSAEAWDTRETLEKPTPRVLASGDNLDGHDLAWLVMERFNDRPLSHHITKPHVDQLLYTAARFHASAVKEHQLTDPPDEPDWQKLVQRSRDQIEAGTVPEEDTWMRLLDNLEKHLPRLVSIWHDRPIDTWCHGDLHPGNAFVRSLDPDNPHDECCVLIDLAMVHAGCWIEDAVYLDRQRWGTHGALFGVKPVRSLAAHRERLGLPLEGSWQLLANIRRVLMSATSPAFLHQTGHPEYLAEACRVLSTLLPVVTSDS